From a region of the Pongo pygmaeus isolate AG05252 chromosome 5, NHGRI_mPonPyg2-v2.0_pri, whole genome shotgun sequence genome:
- the LOC134739721 gene encoding uncharacterized protein LOC134739721 isoform X1 gives MGLPFPDLQGFGGAAWRWFSFRGCCGPRGRHSSVLSLVLILTTHPALLKTAGLDAQSAVRTLSPGTGVWCASDCAALSSVFLTRANVCIEQQNCLKKRSSWATFPVSLPRNLSPAPGRLVPGQQLTEVATPCSSKCSFPHLASGTPVFLSLPALLAAPSRSPLQVHLSPWMASPGTASIRLFYIYTPFFGVLGPACGFKY, from the exons ATGGGATTGCCCTTTCCGGACTTGCAAGGCTTCGGAGGAGCCGCTTGGAGGTG GTTCTCATTCAGGGGCTGCTGTGGACCCAGGGGTCGGCATTCTTCAGTGCTCTCCTTGGTTCTGATTCTGACAACCCACCCAGCGCTTCTGAAGACAGCTGGACTGGATGCGCAGTCAGCGGTGAGGACCCTGAGCCCGGGGACAG GAGTGTGGTGCGCTTCTGATTGTGCGGCACTGTCGAGCGTGTTCCTGACAAGAGCGAATGTCTGTATCGAGCAG CAAAACTGCTTGAAGAAGAGGTCCAGCTGGGCAACCTTTCCAGTCTCCCTCCCCAGGAATTTGTCCCCAGCGCCGGGACGGTTGGTGCCTGGGCAGCAGCTCACAGAAGTGGCCACTCCCTGCTCCTCGAAATGCTCCTTTCCCCACCTGGCTTCTGGGACTCCCgtctttctgtctcttcctgcTTTGCTGGCAGCTCCTTCTAGGTCTCCTCTGCAGGTTCATCTGTCTCCCTGGATGGCATCCCCAGGCACAGCCTCCATCCGTCTCTTCTACAtttacactcctttctttggTGTCCTTGGCCCAGCTTGTGGCTTTAAATACTAG
- the LOC134739721 gene encoding uncharacterized protein LOC134739721 isoform X3 produces MGLPFPDLQGFGGAAWRWFSFRGCCGPRGRHSSVLSLVLILTTHPALLKTAGLDAQSAVRTLSPGTGVWCASDCAALSSVFLTRANVCIEQVP; encoded by the exons ATGGGATTGCCCTTTCCGGACTTGCAAGGCTTCGGAGGAGCCGCTTGGAGGTG GTTCTCATTCAGGGGCTGCTGTGGACCCAGGGGTCGGCATTCTTCAGTGCTCTCCTTGGTTCTGATTCTGACAACCCACCCAGCGCTTCTGAAGACAGCTGGACTGGATGCGCAGTCAGCGGTGAGGACCCTGAGCCCGGGGACAG GAGTGTGGTGCGCTTCTGATTGTGCGGCACTGTCGAGCGTGTTCCTGACAAGAGCGAATGTCTGTATCGAGCAG GTCCCGTAG
- the LOC134739721 gene encoding uncharacterized protein LOC134739721 isoform X2: MGLPFPDLQGFGGAAWRFSFRGCCGPRGRHSSVLSLVLILTTHPALLKTAGLDAQSAVRTLSPGTGVWCASDCAALSSVFLTRANVCIEQQNCLKKRSSWATFPVSLPRNLSPAPGRLVPGQQLTEVATPCSSKCSFPHLASGTPVFLSLPALLAAPSRSPLQVHLSPWMASPGTASIRLFYIYTPFFGVLGPACGFKY; the protein is encoded by the exons ATGGGATTGCCCTTTCCGGACTTGCAAGGCTTCGGAGGAGCCGCTTGGAG GTTCTCATTCAGGGGCTGCTGTGGACCCAGGGGTCGGCATTCTTCAGTGCTCTCCTTGGTTCTGATTCTGACAACCCACCCAGCGCTTCTGAAGACAGCTGGACTGGATGCGCAGTCAGCGGTGAGGACCCTGAGCCCGGGGACAG GAGTGTGGTGCGCTTCTGATTGTGCGGCACTGTCGAGCGTGTTCCTGACAAGAGCGAATGTCTGTATCGAGCAG CAAAACTGCTTGAAGAAGAGGTCCAGCTGGGCAACCTTTCCAGTCTCCCTCCCCAGGAATTTGTCCCCAGCGCCGGGACGGTTGGTGCCTGGGCAGCAGCTCACAGAAGTGGCCACTCCCTGCTCCTCGAAATGCTCCTTTCCCCACCTGGCTTCTGGGACTCCCgtctttctgtctcttcctgcTTTGCTGGCAGCTCCTTCTAGGTCTCCTCTGCAGGTTCATCTGTCTCCCTGGATGGCATCCCCAGGCACAGCCTCCATCCGTCTCTTCTACAtttacactcctttctttggTGTCCTTGGCCCAGCTTGTGGCTTTAAATACTAG